The following DNA comes from Marichromatium purpuratum 984.
GTCGGGGTGCCGGGACGGGTCATCGAGCCGGCGCGCGACGCGGCGAGCAGACGTCGCGCCGATACCGCCCGACGCATCGGCTTCGACGCCTACGGCGCCACCCGCGACGTCCCCGATCCGGTGGCCAACGCCATCAATCGCATGCTCGATCACATCCACCAGATGGACAGCCGCATGGAGTTGATGTCACAGGCACTCGAGGGCCAGGGCATCATGCGTCACTTCGAGCACGAGTGTGATCTCGACGCGATGAGCATCCCTCCGGCCACCGACGGCGAGGAGGACGCGGACTCGGGGCAGCGCCGCCCCGAGGATGTGCACCAGCGCTGAACACATCGCCCTGGCGTGGTGCGGATTAATTGATCGTAACGGTCGGGTAACGTAGTATAACCCTACACTTGTTCGATGTATTTTCCCTTGGGTGCAACGTGAGACTGACTACCAAAGGCCGCTACGCGGTCACCGCGATGCTCGACCTGGCCATCCACCAGGGCCGGGGACCGATCGCGTTGGCCGACATCGCCCAGCGCCAGGGCATCTCGCTGTCCTACCTGGAACAGCTCTTCGCCAAGCTGCGCAAGCGCGCGCTGGTGACCAGCGTGCGCGGTCCGGGTGGCGGCTACAACCTCGCCCGCACCGCCGCTGAGATCCGCGTTGCCGAGGTGATCGCAGCGGTCGACGAGAACGTCGACACCACCCGTTGCGGTGGCGCCCACAACTGTCAGAACAATGGTCCCTGCCTGACCCACGACCTGTGGAACGACCTCAGCGACCACATCTTCGACTATCTCAACGCCATCACCCTGCAGCAACTCGTCGACAAGCGCGAGGCCACTCACCCGCACCCACCGACCTCCTGCGCCACCGTCGACGTCAAGCTCGACGTCTCGCGCGTCGCCGCCAACACCTGAGCGCGCGCAAACGCCTTGCCAGCACGCGCTCCAAGGGCCTAGGATCAGCGTGAGCCGTCCGGATGAAATCCGCTCGGCGGGATGCCCAAGATCCACCCAACTGTCTTCGCCGAGTTGGACGCAGCCAAGAACCACTTCGAACTCTTCGGGTTGCCGACGAGCTTCACGGTCGACACCAACCGCCTGGCGGAGCGCTATCGTGCGCTGAGCGCCCAGGCCCGCGCCGACACCGCCCTCGCCGCCGCCTCGCCGACGCAGCTCGACGAGGCCTACCGCACGCTGCTCGATCCACTGGCGCGCGCGCGCTACCTATTGCGCCTGTACGGACGCGAACTGGGGCGTGGGGGGGGCAATGCCGGTCTGCTGGTCGAGCAGCTCGAGCTGCGCGAGCAGCTCCAGGAGGTGAGCAACCGCACCCGCACCGCGCTCGCCGTCTCCAGCGTACTCACCGATCTGGCCGAGCAGAGCGCGGTACTGGCCAAGGAGCTGCGGATCCTGTTCGAGGACCCCTCCACGGACAATCTCGAACTGGCGCACGATCTGGTGCACCAGCTCGAGTTCATCGCGCTGTGCCGGCGCGACGCCGAACAGCGCCGCGACGCACTCCAGCACCGGCGCTGAGTCCGGCGCGCGGGTTCAGCACTGCTCCCAGGGAAGACCGTGGAAGCGCCAGCCGCCGAGACTGCTGCGGTGATGGTGCTCGTCGAGTTCGCCCTCGAACCCCTCGCCGACGTGATAGACACGCTTGAGTCCGGCCTGGAGCAGCGCCTTGCCCGCCTCGTGCGAGCGCTTGCCGCTGCGGCAGATGAGGATCACCGGCGGGCACTGCTCGGTGTCGGAGTCGCAACTCGCACCACCGAGCAGGAGCTT
Coding sequences within:
- the iscR gene encoding Fe-S cluster assembly transcriptional regulator IscR, producing MRLTTKGRYAVTAMLDLAIHQGRGPIALADIAQRQGISLSYLEQLFAKLRKRALVTSVRGPGGGYNLARTAAEIRVAEVIAAVDENVDTTRCGGAHNCQNNGPCLTHDLWNDLSDHIFDYLNAITLQQLVDKREATHPHPPTSCATVDVKLDVSRVAANT
- the hscB gene encoding Fe-S protein assembly co-chaperone HscB; this translates as MPKIHPTVFAELDAAKNHFELFGLPTSFTVDTNRLAERYRALSAQARADTALAAASPTQLDEAYRTLLDPLARARYLLRLYGRELGRGGGNAGLLVEQLELREQLQEVSNRTRTALAVSSVLTDLAEQSAVLAKELRILFEDPSTDNLELAHDLVHQLEFIALCRRDAEQRRDALQHRR
- a CDS encoding rhodanese-like domain-containing protein, producing MHDAAPQSLTPQQAQTMLESHPQAILVDIRSSMEYLFVGHPKGAVHVPWIDEPEWTVNPDFETEIRKLLLGGASCDSDTEQCPPVILICRSGKRSHEAGKALLQAGLKRVYHVGEGFEGELDEHHHRSSLGGWRFHGLPWEQC